Proteins from a single region of Mailhella massiliensis:
- a CDS encoding GNAT family N-acetyltransferase: protein MIRPFCSDDSNAVVRLWLEASCQAHSFLPPSYWEAAAADMREVYLPMSDEIVVHVDDATGEVDAFLAFVDTYLAALFVAPRAQGAGLGSRLLRIARRMHPDLSLCVYEENARAVAFYQKHGLSVLGRRVEEKTGHAELLMGFSQNVAENVPGRERAAH from the coding sequence ATGATACGCCCTTTTTGCAGTGATGACAGTAACGCCGTCGTCCGGCTGTGGCTGGAGGCGTCCTGCCAGGCCCATTCCTTCCTTCCCCCCTCGTACTGGGAGGCGGCGGCCGCAGACATGCGCGAGGTGTACCTCCCCATGAGCGATGAGATCGTCGTGCATGTCGACGATGCAACGGGAGAGGTGGATGCCTTTCTTGCTTTTGTGGATACGTACCTCGCCGCGCTTTTCGTGGCTCCCCGCGCTCAGGGGGCGGGGCTCGGCAGCCGCCTGCTGCGCATAGCAAGGCGTATGCATCCCGATCTTTCCCTGTGCGTGTACGAGGAAAACGCCCGGGCCGTGGCCTTTTACCAGAAACATGGACTTTCGGTTCTGGGGCGAAGAGTGGAAGAGAAGACGGGACATGCGGAACTTCTCATGGGATTTTCGCAGAATGTTGCCGAAAACGTGCCCGGACGTGAACGGGCCGCCCATTAA
- the tig gene encoding trigger factor, with translation MEYHVEKGEGGACRLTCFFSAADVTAEWKKAAAPFASSFRMAGFRPGRAPLEVLERQFGRQIAEETTDALVGRGVKKALSAEGLLPVTAFTYEGENALRGRDFRFSVSFGVLPDAETPDFSSLRIEGRIPAADAGQDAAALRDMLGRMAERVPVKEGRPQDGDIVQADVTGRIDGRVVPGMNTGPCRMRLMPLMPGEKAPDLDPVIRSLSIGETGTGTTVCPDNYPDPSLRGRDIELTVTLRSVEREILPPLTEETARRLGFSGVEALENAAHELALERSGARLHMEAKRELMERLEAWEGVEAPSCLVEHCRREAMRRSRQYLQSSYESPDKLREILALMKEEAEETARKKAVRRMLLLGWARGEGLEVRDAELERVLAGRAAAQNMDAASYARSLARGGDIYEMRAAMLEERALEALLARVLRP, from the coding sequence ATGGAATATCATGTGGAGAAAGGGGAAGGCGGAGCTTGCCGCCTCACCTGCTTTTTTTCTGCCGCGGACGTGACAGCCGAATGGAAGAAGGCCGCCGCACCCTTTGCGTCTTCCTTCCGCATGGCGGGCTTCCGGCCGGGCAGGGCCCCTCTGGAAGTGCTGGAGCGGCAGTTCGGGCGGCAGATTGCCGAGGAAACCACCGACGCACTGGTCGGACGCGGCGTGAAGAAGGCCCTTTCTGCGGAAGGGCTGCTTCCCGTCACGGCCTTCACCTATGAAGGGGAGAATGCTCTTCGGGGACGGGATTTCAGGTTCAGCGTTTCCTTCGGCGTACTTCCCGACGCGGAGACTCCAGATTTTTCTTCCCTGCGGATTGAAGGAAGGATTCCTGCGGCCGATGCGGGACAGGATGCCGCAGCCCTCAGGGACATGCTCGGCCGCATGGCCGAAAGAGTGCCGGTGAAGGAAGGGCGTCCGCAGGACGGCGATATCGTGCAGGCGGACGTGACGGGCCGTATCGACGGCCGTGTGGTGCCCGGCATGAATACGGGCCCCTGCCGTATGCGTCTCATGCCGCTGATGCCGGGAGAAAAGGCGCCCGATCTGGACCCCGTGATCCGCAGTCTGAGCATCGGCGAAACCGGTACCGGTACGACGGTATGCCCGGACAACTATCCCGATCCCTCCCTGCGCGGCAGGGATATAGAACTGACCGTGACGCTCCGTTCCGTGGAAAGGGAAATACTTCCTCCGCTGACGGAGGAAACGGCGCGCCGTCTCGGTTTTTCCGGTGTGGAAGCGCTGGAGAACGCCGCCCATGAGCTGGCTCTGGAAAGGAGCGGAGCACGCCTTCATATGGAGGCGAAGCGCGAACTTATGGAGCGCCTGGAAGCCTGGGAAGGCGTGGAGGCCCCTTCCTGCCTTGTGGAGCATTGTCGTCGCGAAGCCATGCGCCGTTCCCGTCAGTATCTGCAGAGCAGCTATGAGTCCCCTGACAAGCTCAGGGAAATTCTCGCCCTCATGAAGGAGGAAGCGGAAGAGACGGCGCGGAAGAAAGCCGTGAGGCGTATGCTTCTGCTCGGCTGGGCGCGGGGAGAAGGCCTGGAAGTGCGGGATGCGGAACTGGAAAGAGTGCTTGCCGGGCGTGCCGCCGCGCAGAACATGGATGCCGCATCCTATGCCCGCAGTCTTGCCCGCGGGGGCGATATATACGAAATGCGCGCCGCCATGCTGGAAGAGCGTGCCCTGGAAGCGCTGCTTGCGCGTGTGCTCAGGCCGTAG
- the tig gene encoding trigger factor, with protein sequence MEYSIEKNSPTSVKLTVTCSADEVKKAFDRAAKAIGKGMNLPGFRVGKIPVNVIKSRFASRVAADATEILADDTMMDILKKEGVRPLCPSQYHGQPAVEGREFSFSSAFDVLPEMELPDLESLSVVVPDPAPGDDALNAMLDQALRRVATYEEVTDRRPQDHDLLTVDVRGTVDGKALPGMTADNFRLQLLPVQPGGKVPEMDPIVRALNVGERGQGVMICPDNYPDPTLRGREVQLDVVLRRIQREVLPPLTDETAQKLGFKTFDELKQEVWQQTFAAHMRRIQREGKHRLMEEQLARLDFPLPESLVQRFYREHLRDAEHYLKKQHADEDTIRETLEHMHDEAMEFARKKAKGHTFLLALAQREGISVSGKEAEDAVRAMTKGTGQNYDDLRKTIWETGVITAMQERMIVDRALDRLYGAARKVMAESTVLRPFAEVKKEGGA encoded by the coding sequence ATGGAATACAGCATAGAGAAAAACTCTCCCACCTCGGTGAAGCTCACGGTGACGTGTTCCGCCGATGAGGTGAAGAAGGCTTTCGACCGTGCGGCGAAGGCCATAGGCAAGGGCATGAATCTTCCCGGGTTCCGGGTGGGCAAGATTCCCGTCAACGTCATCAAGAGCCGCTTCGCCTCCCGCGTGGCTGCCGATGCCACGGAAATTCTTGCCGACGACACCATGATGGACATTCTTAAAAAGGAAGGCGTCCGCCCCCTGTGCCCTTCGCAGTATCACGGGCAGCCTGCCGTGGAGGGCAGGGAGTTTTCCTTCTCCTCCGCCTTCGACGTTCTGCCCGAGATGGAGCTGCCCGACCTTGAGTCGCTTTCCGTGGTGGTGCCCGACCCTGCCCCCGGCGACGATGCGCTGAACGCCATGCTCGATCAGGCCCTGCGCCGTGTGGCGACCTATGAGGAAGTGACGGACCGCAGGCCGCAGGATCATGACCTGCTCACCGTGGACGTGCGCGGCACGGTGGACGGCAAGGCGCTTCCGGGCATGACGGCGGATAATTTCCGCCTGCAGCTTCTGCCCGTGCAGCCCGGCGGAAAAGTGCCGGAAATGGACCCCATCGTCCGCGCGCTGAACGTGGGCGAAAGAGGGCAGGGCGTGATGATATGCCCGGACAATTATCCCGATCCCACGCTGCGCGGCCGCGAAGTGCAGCTTGACGTGGTGCTGCGCCGCATACAGCGCGAAGTGCTTCCCCCGCTGACCGACGAGACGGCGCAGAAGCTGGGCTTCAAGACCTTCGACGAGCTGAAGCAGGAAGTGTGGCAGCAGACCTTTGCCGCCCACATGCGCCGGATTCAGCGCGAGGGCAAGCACCGCCTCATGGAAGAGCAGCTTGCGCGGCTGGACTTTCCCCTTCCTGAAAGTCTGGTGCAGCGCTTCTACCGGGAACATCTGCGCGATGCGGAACATTATCTGAAGAAGCAGCACGCCGATGAGGATACCATCCGCGAGACGCTGGAACACATGCACGACGAGGCCATGGAATTCGCCCGCAAGAAGGCCAAGGGCCATACCTTCCTGCTGGCGCTGGCCCAGCGGGAGGGCATCAGCGTGAGCGGAAAGGAGGCGGAAGACGCCGTACGCGCCATGACCAAAGGTACGGGGCAGAACTACGATGACCTTCGCAAGACCATCTGGGAAACGGGCGTCATCACCGCCATGCAGGAACGCATGATCGTCGACCGTGCGCTGGACCGTCTTTACGGCGCGGCCCGCAAGGTTATGGCGGAGTCGACCGTGCTTCGTCCCTTTGCCGAAGTAAAGAAGGAAGGCGGGGCGTAA
- the tnpA gene encoding IS200/IS605 family transposase, which yields MAKEQNLAHTKWLCRYHIVFTPKYRRKVIYGQYREEIGKIIRQLCNYKGIEIIEGHMMIDHVHMLVMIPPKYAISSVMGYIKGKSSLMIFDKFSQLKYRYGNRRFWSVGYYVSTVGLNEATIRKYIRDQDREDIMLDKRTCREYTDPFSPKQGKLL from the coding sequence ATGGCGAAAGAACAAAATCTGGCACATACGAAATGGCTGTGTAGGTACCATATTGTCTTCACTCCGAAGTATAGGAGAAAAGTGATTTACGGGCAATACCGTGAAGAAATAGGAAAAATAATACGACAGCTTTGTAATTACAAGGGAATCGAAATTATTGAGGGACATATGATGATAGACCATGTGCATATGCTTGTCATGATACCGCCAAAGTATGCGATATCGTCGGTTATGGGGTATATAAAGGGTAAAAGTTCACTGATGATTTTTGATAAATTTTCCCAGCTGAAATACCGGTATGGCAATCGGAGATTCTGGAGCGTGGGATATTACGTCAGCACAGTAGGTTTGAACGAAGCAACGATCAGGAAATATATACGGGATCAGGATAGAGAAGATATCATGCTTGATAAGAGGACGTGCAGGGAATATACGGATCCGTTCAGTCCAAAGCAGGGAAAGCTCCTTTAG
- a CDS encoding lytic murein transglycosylase, whose amino-acid sequence MKLQKDGLDKNFTRDVFARLDMPPSPVPMGIKVKELYTNAFIPRPKARPPKSFETKLGIPGPWFKGVVTTKNAKLCREFMNKHAVAFARAELNYGVPSEVAAALLFVETRLGGYLGKHNAFYMLASMAVTRSPEAIPEYTAKLAGADQHLPWIRGKMELKADWAYKELKALLAYCHANRIDPLKVKGSVYGAIGLCQFMPSNISRYGVDGNGDGIIDLFQVDDAVSSLSNYLRRNGWKSGLSVQRQTRVLRTYNAMDIYAHTILALAKTIRQLP is encoded by the coding sequence GTGAAACTTCAGAAAGACGGGCTGGATAAAAACTTCACCCGCGACGTGTTCGCCCGGCTCGACATGCCGCCTTCTCCCGTTCCCATGGGCATCAAGGTGAAGGAACTTTATACGAACGCCTTCATTCCCAGGCCCAAGGCCCGGCCTCCCAAGAGCTTTGAAACCAAACTCGGTATTCCCGGCCCGTGGTTCAAGGGGGTCGTCACCACAAAAAACGCGAAACTCTGCCGGGAATTCATGAACAAGCACGCCGTGGCCTTTGCCAGAGCGGAACTCAACTACGGCGTCCCCTCGGAAGTGGCGGCGGCCCTGCTTTTTGTGGAAACAAGACTCGGCGGCTATCTCGGCAAGCACAACGCCTTTTACATGCTCGCCAGCATGGCGGTGACAAGATCCCCGGAGGCCATTCCCGAATATACGGCAAAACTCGCGGGAGCGGATCAGCATCTGCCCTGGATACGCGGAAAAATGGAACTCAAGGCCGACTGGGCCTATAAGGAATTGAAGGCCCTGCTTGCCTACTGCCATGCCAACCGCATCGACCCTCTGAAGGTAAAAGGTTCCGTGTACGGGGCCATAGGTCTGTGCCAGTTCATGCCTTCCAATATCTCCCGCTACGGTGTGGACGGCAACGGCGACGGCATCATCGACCTCTTCCAGGTGGACGATGCCGTATCCAGCCTGAGCAACTATCTGCGCCGGAACGGGTGGAAAAGCGGCCTGAGCGTGCAGCGGCAGACCAGAGTGCTGCGAACCTACAACGCCATGGACATCTACGCCCATACCATTCTCGCGCTGGCAAAAACCATACGTCAGCTCCCGTAG
- a CDS encoding VOC family protein, whose protein sequence is MSVCKGLHHVAMAIQDRETYERTVAFYRDVIGLPLLRTWRRGERHITMLDFGNSILEIVFGAEGAGTGVFAHIALKVDRPEDVDAMLERALACGCTPSRPAESALAEEETCGGGRQAGTFHLRNAFCIGFAGESLEFFCEY, encoded by the coding sequence ATGAGCGTGTGCAAGGGGCTGCATCATGTGGCCATGGCCATTCAGGACAGGGAGACGTACGAACGTACGGTGGCTTTTTACAGAGACGTCATAGGGCTTCCGCTCCTGAGAACCTGGCGTCGTGGTGAAAGGCATATCACCATGCTGGATTTCGGCAACAGCATTCTTGAAATCGTGTTCGGTGCCGAAGGCGCGGGAACGGGCGTTTTTGCCCATATCGCGCTGAAGGTGGACCGCCCGGAAGACGTGGATGCCATGCTGGAGCGCGCTCTGGCCTGCGGCTGCACGCCTTCCCGTCCGGCGGAAAGCGCTCTGGCGGAGGAGGAGACCTGCGGCGGTGGCAGGCAGGCGGGGACGTTTCATCTCCGCAATGCCTTCTGCATCGGCTTTGCAGGCGAGAGCCTGGAATTTTTCTGCGAGTATTGA
- a CDS encoding branched-chain amino acid aminotransferase, translating to MCTMEKKNLDWANLSFSYMKTDKRFVSNYKGGAWDEGQLTDDDKVVMTECAGVLQYSQSCFEGLKAYTTEDGHVVCFRPDLNGQRMEDSCRRLEMPVYPTERFVEAVVETVKANLAWVPPYGSGATLYIRPYMFASSAVIGVKPAEEYQFRILVTPVGPYFKGGAKPIVIRVSDFDRAAPHGTGHIKAGLNYAMSLHAIMDAHRQGYAENMYLDPATRTKVEETGGANFIFITKDGKLVTPKSDSILPSITRRSLLYVAQHYLGMEVEEREVPLAEVPSFAEVGLCGTAAVISPVGKIVDHDREILVPSGMDEMGPVLSKLYDTLTGIQMGRIEAPEGWIKRIA from the coding sequence ATGTGTACCATGGAAAAGAAGAATCTGGATTGGGCCAATCTGAGCTTTAGCTACATGAAGACCGACAAACGCTTCGTGTCCAACTACAAGGGCGGAGCCTGGGACGAAGGTCAGCTTACCGATGACGACAAGGTGGTCATGACCGAGTGCGCCGGCGTGCTCCAGTATTCCCAGTCCTGCTTTGAAGGCCTGAAGGCCTATACCACCGAAGACGGCCATGTGGTCTGCTTCCGGCCCGACCTCAACGGCCAGCGCATGGAAGATTCCTGCCGCCGTCTGGAAATGCCGGTGTACCCCACCGAGCGCTTTGTGGAAGCCGTGGTGGAAACCGTGAAGGCCAACCTCGCCTGGGTGCCTCCCTACGGTTCCGGCGCGACGCTGTACATCCGCCCCTACATGTTCGCCAGCTCCGCCGTCATCGGCGTCAAGCCTGCCGAGGAATATCAGTTCCGCATTCTCGTCACTCCCGTGGGTCCCTACTTCAAGGGCGGCGCCAAGCCCATCGTCATCCGCGTGAGCGATTTCGACCGTGCGGCGCCTCACGGCACCGGCCACATCAAGGCCGGCCTCAACTATGCCATGAGCCTGCACGCCATCATGGACGCCCACCGTCAGGGCTACGCCGAAAACATGTATCTTGACCCGGCCACCCGCACCAAGGTGGAAGAAACCGGCGGCGCAAACTTCATTTTCATTACGAAGGACGGCAAGCTCGTCACGCCCAAGAGCGACAGCATCCTGCCTTCCATCACCCGCCGTTCCCTCCTCTATGTGGCTCAGCACTACCTGGGCATGGAAGTGGAAGAACGCGAAGTGCCTCTTGCCGAAGTACCTTCCTTCGCGGAAGTGGGCCTGTGCGGTACCGCCGCCGTCATTTCTCCCGTGGGCAAGATTGTGGATCACGACAGGGAAATCCTCGTGCCTTCCGGCATGGACGAAATGGGTCCCGTGCTCAGCAAGCTCTACGACACGCTCACCGGCATCCAGATGGGCCGCATCGAAGCTCCCGAGGGCTGGATCAAGCGCATTGCCTGA
- a CDS encoding single-stranded DNA-binding protein produces MLNKVMIIGHLGADPELRYTQSGSPVTTLRVATDESYTDKDGNRVERTEWHRIVVFQRAAENCNQYLRKGSLVYVEGKLSTRKWQDQNGQDRYTTEIRADRVQFLDRRNASGPVDGDGYAPRPAAPRQSQPSRPAPQRRQAPQQDSYEDLGPAFPSEASTMDDIPF; encoded by the coding sequence ATGCTGAATAAAGTCATGATCATCGGCCACCTTGGGGCCGACCCCGAACTGCGCTATACCCAGAGCGGTTCCCCGGTGACCACCCTCCGCGTCGCCACGGATGAATCATATACCGATAAGGACGGCAACCGTGTGGAACGCACGGAGTGGCACCGTATCGTGGTATTCCAGCGTGCGGCGGAAAACTGCAATCAGTACCTGCGCAAGGGCAGCCTCGTGTATGTGGAAGGCAAGCTTTCCACCCGCAAGTGGCAGGATCAGAACGGGCAGGACCGCTACACCACGGAAATCCGTGCCGACCGTGTGCAGTTCCTCGACCGTCGCAATGCCTCCGGCCCCGTCGACGGCGACGGCTATGCTCCCCGTCCGGCCGCGCCCCGTCAGTCGCAGCCTTCCCGTCCCGCTCCGCAGCGTCGTCAGGCTCCGCAGCAGGACAGCTACGAAGATCTGGGACCCGCCTTCCCTTCGGAAGCGAGCACCATGGACGATATTCCCTTCTAA
- a CDS encoding DUF5681 domain-containing protein produces MASKEQSLQVERGPRGHFKKGCSGNPNGRKPGSVNTLLKKMRDAAETVALPRLIALAEQGDFKAISLLCQLGCPKVKPIAPAEPIRLPEATPAAVVDSVLAGNMAPEDGRNLVELLKVKRDTEAAEKVNQSIGVLLTPDVLSDEEWTQAANDPNYQFSFTAKGEA; encoded by the coding sequence ATGGCGAGTAAAGAGCAGTCGTTACAAGTTGAACGTGGCCCCCGTGGTCACTTCAAAAAGGGGTGTTCGGGTAATCCCAACGGTCGCAAGCCGGGCAGTGTCAACACGCTCTTGAAGAAGATGCGGGACGCGGCGGAAACTGTAGCCCTTCCCCGTCTTATTGCCCTGGCCGAACAAGGGGACTTCAAGGCTATCTCCCTGCTGTGTCAGTTGGGATGCCCAAAGGTGAAGCCCATAGCGCCAGCGGAACCTATCCGATTGCCCGAAGCTACTCCCGCCGCCGTAGTGGACAGCGTCCTTGCCGGGAATATGGCCCCGGAAGACGGAAGGAACCTTGTAGAGCTGTTGAAAGTCAAGAGGGATACGGAAGCGGCGGAAAAGGTCAATCAGTCAATAGGCGTGCTGCTGACTCCTGATGTGCTGAGTGACGAAGAATGGACTCAGGCGGCCAATGATCCGAACTATCAATTTTCCTTCACTGCCAAAGGTGAGGCATAA
- a CDS encoding bifunctional DNA primase/polymerase, whose translation MSENFLLEQALEYAKRGWHVLPCRPQAVLDEDGKERFKAKAPLTKNSFYDASANPDKIRKWWGQWPDALIGVATGPSGLLVIDCDNKHGIDGEANFAELAAAHGGVPPTYVVRSQSGGKHLYFKRPEGVDVPSPNGWLPNVDVRASSGYVIAPPSRVIGGGAYTVEDLRAIEEAPPWLVEALNNPYWSDRPKGEKKPFSGHATPYALAVLKGELEAVATCPAGCRNATLNTCAFRLWGWVAGGELAEEEVQAGLEAAAQACGLGQVETLKTIASAKRAGMEHPRNTPIKPEPIQDGNQPMGLRCLNIAEFMAKKYEPRKQLLAPVIQEKSLCMIFGERGTGKTHISLSIALAVACGGDVFGGRWKAPEPATVLFIDGEMPAQSLQERIEALSLGNNYDITDPSKLRIITPDEQLLGVNIDFSQLASQRAIEPFLDGVKLVILDNLACLIGSGKSNSADDWRPVQSWILSLRRRGIAVLLMHHAGKNGDQRGSSAKEDTLDAVVAIRHPKDYDEREGAKFEVRFTKARGIFGNDVDPFEAELIEHDNAYTWQTRPLKEVQEADVKEMFLLGMTVRDIAEELGLSKSTIGRMKKKLEESGELPKHGGRK comes from the coding sequence ATGAGCGAAAACTTCCTTTTGGAACAGGCGTTGGAATACGCCAAGCGCGGCTGGCACGTCCTGCCCTGTAGGCCGCAGGCCGTTCTTGACGAAGACGGGAAGGAACGATTCAAGGCAAAGGCCCCGCTCACAAAGAACAGCTTCTATGATGCGTCTGCCAATCCTGACAAAATCCGCAAGTGGTGGGGGCAATGGCCTGATGCTCTGATAGGCGTTGCGACGGGCCCTAGCGGCTTGCTGGTAATCGACTGTGACAACAAGCACGGCATAGACGGTGAAGCCAACTTTGCGGAACTGGCCGCCGCTCATGGAGGCGTTCCGCCTACCTACGTCGTGAGAAGTCAGAGCGGCGGGAAGCACCTCTATTTCAAGAGACCGGAAGGCGTTGACGTGCCAAGTCCTAACGGCTGGTTACCCAACGTAGACGTGCGGGCAAGCTCTGGCTATGTAATCGCGCCGCCTAGCCGGGTTATCGGCGGTGGCGCGTATACCGTTGAGGATCTTCGAGCCATTGAGGAAGCGCCTCCGTGGCTTGTAGAGGCCCTGAACAACCCCTATTGGAGCGACAGACCGAAGGGAGAGAAAAAGCCCTTCTCAGGCCATGCTACGCCCTACGCGCTGGCCGTGCTGAAAGGTGAGCTTGAAGCCGTGGCCACTTGCCCGGCCGGATGCAGAAACGCCACTTTGAACACCTGCGCTTTCCGGTTGTGGGGGTGGGTGGCAGGTGGTGAGCTGGCAGAAGAAGAGGTTCAAGCCGGGCTAGAGGCGGCCGCGCAGGCGTGCGGCCTGGGGCAGGTGGAGACGCTGAAAACCATTGCCAGCGCCAAGCGTGCGGGCATGGAACACCCCCGGAATACGCCCATAAAGCCCGAACCAATACAGGACGGCAATCAACCCATGGGGCTACGGTGCTTGAACATTGCCGAGTTTATGGCCAAGAAATACGAGCCAAGAAAGCAACTACTCGCGCCCGTCATTCAAGAAAAATCTTTGTGTATGATCTTCGGGGAGCGCGGAACAGGAAAGACGCACATTTCCCTTTCTATCGCACTTGCCGTTGCTTGTGGTGGCGACGTGTTCGGCGGGAGGTGGAAGGCCCCGGAACCAGCTACAGTGCTTTTCATTGATGGTGAAATGCCCGCACAGTCATTGCAGGAGCGCATAGAAGCCCTATCACTTGGCAACAACTATGACATTACAGACCCTAGCAAACTGCGTATTATTACCCCTGATGAGCAGCTATTGGGCGTCAACATTGACTTTTCACAACTTGCCAGTCAAAGAGCAATTGAGCCGTTTCTTGACGGCGTAAAACTGGTTATTCTTGACAATCTGGCTTGCCTTATCGGCTCTGGAAAATCTAACAGTGCGGACGATTGGAGGCCCGTCCAGTCATGGATCCTTTCCTTGCGCCGACGTGGGATTGCGGTGTTGCTGATGCACCACGCGGGAAAGAACGGCGACCAGCGCGGAAGCTCCGCCAAGGAAGATACGTTAGATGCCGTTGTCGCTATACGGCATCCTAAAGACTACGATGAGCGGGAGGGTGCAAAGTTTGAAGTCCGCTTCACAAAAGCCCGTGGCATCTTTGGCAACGACGTTGACCCGTTTGAAGCTGAGTTAATAGAGCACGACAACGCATATACTTGGCAGACCAGACCATTGAAAGAAGTGCAGGAAGCAGACGTCAAGGAAATGTTCCTGCTAGGCATGACGGTAAGAGACATTGCGGAGGAGCTAGGGCTTTCCAAGAGTACCATCGGACGCATGAAAAAGAAGCTGGAAGAGTCCGGGGAACTGCCTAAGCATGGAGGGCGTAAGTGA
- a CDS encoding helix-turn-helix domain-containing protein, which translates to MEKLYSASEIAELCRVKTNSVRRWARQGILPKGKRLSAKCTRWSDSDVREFLRSRGLLTEEAAPVE; encoded by the coding sequence ATGGAAAAGCTTTACTCTGCTTCTGAGATTGCGGAACTGTGCCGGGTAAAGACGAACAGTGTCCGCCGATGGGCTAGGCAGGGAATTCTACCTAAGGGCAAGCGTCTTTCCGCCAAGTGTACAAGGTGGTCTGATTCGGATGTGCGGGAGTTCCTGCGCAGCCGTGGCCTTCTGACTGAGGAGGCCGCCCCTGTTGAATAG
- a CDS encoding tyrosine-type recombinase/integrase has translation MAYALRLVPYLFVRSVELRKAKWADIQLEGDSPQWIIPAQDMKGRKGHKAEHVVPLARQVVPLFKELQRFTGDKEHVFYSSRSKDGIITGEAMLSALRRLGYGKDEMTIHGFRGSASTTMNIREMAGPDVIERQLAHIELNKVRRAYNAAAYLPQRRKLMQDWADLCDKLRSGE, from the coding sequence GTGGCCTACGCCCTGCGCCTGGTTCCCTATCTGTTTGTGAGAAGCGTTGAATTGCGCAAGGCCAAATGGGCGGATATCCAGTTAGAGGGCGATTCCCCACAATGGATTATTCCCGCACAGGATATGAAGGGCCGAAAAGGCCACAAGGCGGAGCACGTCGTACCCTTGGCACGGCAAGTTGTACCCTTGTTCAAGGAACTCCAAAGGTTCACAGGCGATAAAGAGCACGTCTTTTATTCCAGTCGTTCAAAGGACGGCATTATCACAGGGGAGGCCATGCTTTCCGCCTTGCGTCGCCTTGGCTATGGCAAGGATGAAATGACCATTCACGGCTTCCGGGGGAGCGCGTCAACGACAATGAATATTAGGGAAATGGCAGGCCCCGACGTGATAGAGCGGCAACTTGCCCATATCGAACTGAACAAGGTGCGGCGCGCCTACAATGCCGCCGCTTATCTGCCACAACGCAGGAAGCTCATGCAGGATTGGGCGGACTTGTGCGACAAGCTGAGAAGTGGGGAGTAA
- a CDS encoding IS5 family transposase (programmed frameshift) has product MKELFYLSHEQIARIKRYFPRSHGIPRVDDRRVISGIIYVIKHGLQWKDAPREYGPYKTLYNRFIRWSRLGVFNRIFAELVEQNGSTTRLMIDATHLKAHRTAASLLKKGAFSRCIGRTKGGLNSKLHAVCNAFGQPLAFHLSGGQVSDYKGAAVLLDTLPQAGELLADRGYDADWFRHALSRKGITPCIPGRHSRKTPVVYDKEVYKQRHKIEIMFGRLKDWRRIAMRYDRCAHTFFSAICLAAIVIFYI; this is encoded by the exons ATGAAGGAACTTTTTTATCTTTCTCATGAACAGATTGCTCGTATCAAACGCTACTTTCCACGTTCCCATGGCATTCCGAGAGTCGATGACAGACGTGTCATCAGCGGCATTATCTATGTCATCAAGCACGGCCTGCAATGGAAAGATGCTCCGCGCGAGTATGGACCATACAAAACTCTCTACAATCGTTTTATCCGCTGGAGCCGATTGGGTGTCTTTAACAGGATTTTTGCGGAGCTTGTTGAGCAAAACGGCTCCACAACACGCTTGATGATTGATGCCACACATCTCAAGGCACACAGGACAGCAGCAAGTTTGCTGAAAAAAGGGGCCT TTTCCCGATGTATCGGACGCACAAAAGGCGGCCTGAATTCAAAACTCCACGCTGTCTGCAATGCCTTCGGTCAACCGTTGGCCTTCCATCTGTCCGGCGGTCAGGTGAGCGATTACAAAGGCGCTGCTGTCCTGCTTGATACTCTGCCGCAGGCCGGGGAGCTTCTGGCGGATAGAGGCTATGATGCCGACTGGTTTCGTCATGCCTTGTCCCGTAAAGGAATCACGCCGTGCATTCCCGGCAGACACAGCCGAAAAACTCCGGTGGTCTATGACAAGGAGGTTTATAAGCAGCGGCACAAGATAGAAATCATGTTTGGCCGACTCAAGGATTGGCGCAGAATAGCCATGCGTTATGACCGTTGTGCACACACGTTCTTTTCGGCCATTTGTCTCGCTGCCATTGTCATCTTTTATATTTAA